From a single Mycolicibacterium moriokaense genomic region:
- a CDS encoding ABC transporter substrate-binding protein, with translation MLRECQDRRGKLWQFAAVFAATGALLMSGCASGTNTSEETSGTTTATAEKVDEIANTVPEAIKESGKLIVGVNIPYAPNEFKDPSGKIVGFDVDLMNAIAGTLGLTADYRESDFAKIIPSIQQGTYNVGMSSFTDTKEREESVDFVTYFSAGILWAQRPGDPIDPNNACGKKVAVQATTTEETDELPAKSKACVDAGKPPIEIVSFDGQDAATNAVILGQADAMSADSPVTSYAIKQSNGKLEAAGEIFDSAPYGWPVQKGSPLAQSLQKALEHLIETGKYEEIAKNWGVESGMIDKPVINGAVS, from the coding sequence GTGCTACGTGAATGTCAAGACCGGCGAGGCAAACTGTGGCAGTTCGCGGCGGTGTTTGCTGCGACTGGCGCGCTGCTCATGTCGGGGTGCGCGAGCGGTACCAACACGAGCGAAGAGACGAGCGGGACGACGACGGCGACGGCCGAGAAGGTCGACGAGATCGCGAACACCGTTCCGGAGGCGATCAAAGAGTCCGGCAAGCTGATCGTCGGCGTCAACATTCCCTACGCGCCGAACGAATTCAAGGATCCCAGCGGCAAGATCGTCGGCTTTGATGTCGATCTGATGAACGCGATCGCGGGCACACTCGGCCTGACCGCGGACTACCGCGAGTCGGACTTCGCCAAGATCATCCCCTCGATTCAGCAGGGCACCTACAACGTCGGCATGTCATCGTTCACCGACACCAAGGAACGCGAGGAGTCGGTCGACTTCGTGACCTACTTCAGCGCAGGCATCCTCTGGGCCCAGCGGCCGGGCGACCCGATTGATCCAAACAACGCGTGCGGCAAGAAGGTTGCGGTACAGGCGACCACGACCGAGGAGACCGACGAGCTGCCCGCCAAGAGCAAGGCATGCGTCGACGCGGGCAAGCCGCCGATCGAGATCGTCTCGTTCGACGGGCAGGATGCGGCGACCAACGCCGTGATCCTCGGTCAGGCGGACGCCATGTCCGCCGATTCGCCGGTGACCTCATATGCGATCAAGCAGAGCAACGGAAAGCTCGAGGCCGCAGGGGAGATCTTCGATTCCGCGCCGTACGGCTGGCCGGTTCAGAAGGGTTCGCCGCTGGCGCAGTCCCTGCAGAAGGCTCTCGAGCATCTGATCGAGACCGGCAAGTACGAGGAGATCGCCAAGAACTGGGGCGTCGAGAGCGGGATGATCGACAAGCCGGTGATCAACGGCGCGGTGAGCTAG
- a CDS encoding cytochrome ubiquinol oxidase subunit I yields MDALDVSRWQFGTTTVYHFILVPLTIGLAPLLAAMQTAWVVTGTPAWYRLTRFFGKLFLINFALGVATGIVQEFQFGMNWSEYSRFVGDIFGAPLAFEGLIAFFFESTFIGLWIFGWSRLPRLVHLACIWIVAFGVNASAYFIIAANSFMQHPVGAKYNPETGRAELADFGALLTNNTAIWAFLHAVAGSLLTAGVFVAAISAWLMVRSHKRPDETDESRSMYRPATIMGSLVALVAAGGLFFTGDIQGKLMFVQQPMKMASAESLCDTETDPNFSILTVGTHNNCDSVEHLIEVPYVLPFLAESQFSGVTLQGVNDLQEQYQEKFGPGDYRPNLFVTYWAFRAMIGLLLIPVVFALAALWLTRRGRIPHQRWFGWLALISIPMPFLANSAGWIFTEMGRQPWVVVPNPTGDQLVRMTVQDGVSAHATGTVALSLTVFTLLYGALGVIWFWLIRRYVIEGPQEHDSEPVPPPSPDDEDVAPLSFAY; encoded by the coding sequence ATGGACGCACTAGATGTGTCGCGGTGGCAATTCGGGACGACCACCGTCTACCACTTCATCCTCGTCCCGCTCACGATCGGGCTCGCGCCGCTGCTTGCCGCGATGCAGACGGCGTGGGTCGTCACCGGTACTCCGGCCTGGTACCGGCTCACCCGCTTCTTCGGCAAGCTGTTCCTGATCAATTTCGCGCTCGGCGTCGCCACCGGCATCGTGCAGGAGTTCCAGTTCGGCATGAACTGGAGCGAGTACTCGCGATTCGTCGGCGACATCTTCGGGGCACCGCTGGCGTTCGAGGGCCTGATCGCGTTCTTCTTCGAATCGACGTTCATCGGGCTGTGGATCTTCGGCTGGAGCCGCCTACCGCGGCTGGTTCACCTCGCATGTATCTGGATCGTCGCCTTCGGAGTCAACGCATCCGCCTACTTCATCATCGCGGCGAACTCGTTCATGCAGCATCCCGTCGGCGCCAAGTACAACCCGGAGACGGGGCGCGCGGAGCTCGCCGACTTCGGCGCCCTGCTGACCAACAACACCGCGATCTGGGCGTTCCTGCACGCGGTCGCCGGATCACTGCTCACCGCAGGCGTTTTCGTCGCAGCGATCAGCGCGTGGCTGATGGTGAGGTCACACAAGCGCCCGGACGAGACCGACGAGTCCCGCAGCATGTACCGGCCTGCGACGATCATGGGCAGCCTGGTGGCGCTCGTCGCCGCGGGCGGGCTGTTCTTCACCGGCGACATCCAGGGCAAGCTGATGTTCGTCCAGCAGCCGATGAAGATGGCGTCGGCAGAGTCGTTGTGCGACACCGAGACCGATCCGAACTTCTCGATCCTGACCGTCGGCACCCACAACAACTGCGACAGCGTCGAACACCTCATAGAGGTGCCCTACGTGCTGCCCTTCCTGGCGGAATCCCAATTCAGCGGCGTCACCCTGCAGGGTGTGAACGACCTGCAGGAGCAGTACCAGGAGAAGTTCGGCCCCGGCGACTACCGGCCCAACCTGTTCGTCACCTACTGGGCGTTCCGGGCCATGATCGGTTTGCTGCTCATCCCAGTGGTTTTCGCGCTCGCTGCATTGTGGTTGACGCGCCGCGGCCGCATTCCGCACCAGCGGTGGTTCGGTTGGCTCGCGTTGATCTCGATTCCCATGCCGTTCCTGGCCAATTCGGCGGGCTGGATCTTCACCGAGATGGGCAGACAGCCCTGGGTCGTGGTGCCCAACCCGACCGGCGATCAACTCGTGCGAATGACGGTGCAGGACGGCGTATCGGCTCATGCCACCGGTACCGTGGCGCTGTCGCTGACCGTCTTCACGCTGCTGTACGGCGCGCTGGGGGTGATCTGGTTCTGGCTGATACGCCGATACGTGATCGAGGGACCGCAGGAGCACGACTCCGAACCCGTCCCGCCGCCCTCGCCTGACGACGAGGACGTCGCTCCCCTGTCCTTCGCGTACTAG
- a CDS encoding DUF2339 domain-containing protein has translation MTEPHRAVIARVSADFAAISQYMARVSADLATLDRMFSEQSQVTPAAQPVQPPVQPVQQPQPYPMSYWPQYQPQPQYQRGYQPQYQPQQPIPVSPAGAQKPPRDEGWVGKLLAIAGVAVTLIGVALLLVLAAQAGILRPEIRVAGGAALAAALVGVGVWLYRRPGGRVGAIALAATGIATAYIDVIAITAIYDWVSAPVGLVAAAVIGGGGLTLARRWDSQQLGVLVLVPLIVLAPVVAGGVTLLLVGFMLALAAASLPVQLGKDWIWLHCSRIAAATLPLLIALLALYFDDRRDAWLVAACAIAAGLAIVAALILLRRTSNRILMSLVTGAGVLPLLCVRLVADRAVAALMAVVLAAVLLAIVLIGGRLPGVDKVVRQVWAALSAVSATIAVSVAFDGRIAGPVLLAMAIVVAVAARHEAIARWVALGLAVVGAAFYLGYAPPSSLAFATETTTATAVSTLIGSLLLIAFAAVIVWTTDQRDSLLWAGSAVVAVYAITSFTVTAGVLIGGEERGFFAGHMAATICWIVAAAALLIYAARIPRANRSLPIGGGLALVGAAMAKLFLFDLGTLDGIFRVVVFMVVGLILLGLGAGYARLLEKQDQQQDQQV, from the coding sequence ATGACCGAACCGCATCGTGCCGTCATCGCCAGGGTGTCCGCCGACTTCGCCGCGATATCGCAGTACATGGCGAGGGTTTCGGCGGACTTGGCGACGTTGGACCGCATGTTCTCCGAGCAGTCGCAGGTCACGCCGGCGGCCCAGCCGGTTCAGCCGCCGGTGCAGCCGGTTCAGCAGCCCCAGCCGTACCCGATGTCCTACTGGCCCCAATATCAGCCACAGCCGCAGTATCAACGCGGTTATCAGCCGCAATACCAACCGCAGCAGCCGATTCCGGTGTCGCCCGCGGGTGCGCAGAAGCCGCCGCGCGACGAGGGCTGGGTCGGCAAGCTGCTCGCCATCGCAGGCGTCGCGGTCACGTTGATAGGCGTCGCGCTGCTGCTCGTCCTGGCCGCTCAGGCGGGCATTCTGCGGCCGGAGATCCGCGTGGCTGGTGGTGCGGCGCTGGCCGCCGCGCTGGTGGGGGTAGGCGTCTGGCTGTACCGACGCCCCGGTGGGCGGGTCGGTGCCATCGCCCTGGCCGCGACGGGAATCGCGACGGCCTATATCGACGTCATCGCCATCACGGCGATCTATGACTGGGTGTCTGCCCCCGTCGGTCTGGTGGCCGCCGCCGTCATCGGCGGCGGTGGTCTGACGCTGGCGCGGCGCTGGGACTCACAGCAACTCGGCGTCCTCGTGCTGGTTCCACTCATCGTGCTGGCACCGGTGGTCGCTGGTGGTGTGACGCTGCTGCTCGTCGGCTTCATGCTCGCGCTCGCCGCCGCATCGCTGCCGGTGCAGCTCGGCAAGGACTGGATCTGGTTGCACTGCTCGCGCATCGCCGCCGCCACACTCCCGCTGCTCATCGCCCTGCTCGCCCTGTACTTCGACGATCGCCGCGACGCGTGGCTCGTTGCGGCATGCGCCATCGCCGCAGGCCTGGCAATCGTCGCTGCGCTGATACTTCTGCGCAGGACCTCCAATCGCATCCTGATGTCACTGGTGACCGGTGCCGGTGTGCTGCCGCTGCTGTGCGTGAGACTGGTCGCCGACCGGGCGGTCGCCGCGTTGATGGCGGTGGTCCTCGCAGCGGTATTGCTGGCTATCGTGCTCATCGGTGGCCGCCTGCCCGGGGTCGACAAGGTCGTGCGTCAGGTCTGGGCGGCGCTGTCGGCGGTCTCCGCGACCATCGCCGTGTCGGTCGCGTTCGACGGCCGGATCGCGGGCCCGGTCCTTTTGGCGATGGCGATCGTCGTGGCCGTCGCCGCACGGCATGAGGCCATCGCGAGATGGGTCGCACTGGGCCTGGCCGTGGTGGGCGCGGCCTTCTACCTGGGCTACGCACCCCCGAGCTCGCTGGCCTTCGCCACCGAAACCACCACCGCGACAGCCGTTTCCACGTTGATAGGCAGCCTGCTGCTGATCGCGTTCGCCGCCGTGATCGTGTGGACCACCGACCAACGCGATTCGCTGCTGTGGGCAGGCTCGGCGGTGGTGGCGGTCTATGCGATCACCAGCTTCACCGTCACCGCCGGGGTGCTGATCGGCGGCGAGGAGCGCGGCTTCTTCGCCGGGCACATGGCCGCGACGATCTGCTGGATCGTGGCGGCCGCGGCACTGCTGATCTACGCGGCGCGGATCCCGCGGGCCAACCGGTCCCTGCCTATCGGCGGGGGACTGGCGCTGGTGGGGGCCGCGATGGCCAAGCTGTTCCTGTTCGACCTCGGCACTCTCGATGGCATCTTCCGCGTGGTGGTGTTCATGGTCGTCGGCCTGATACTGCTGGGCCTCGGCGCGGGGTACGCGCGCCTGCTCGAGAAGCAGGACCAGCAACAAGACCAGCAGGTGTGA
- a CDS encoding HdeD family acid-resistance protein, with translation MESPAPPSLLKHLWWSTLLSGVLAIILGVLAWTWPTLTIIVTAIFFGAYLLVTGVTQVVFAFSLHVSAGGRVLLFISGAAALILALLCFRSLQDSILLLSIWIGIGFIFRGVATAVSAISDSTLPGRAWEIFIGLLSLLAGIFLLAWPLESLETLTRVVGICLIVIGVIEVVSAFGIRKAAKELGGGTAPTPAAEESVS, from the coding sequence ATGGAAAGTCCTGCTCCTCCGAGCCTGCTGAAGCACCTGTGGTGGTCGACCCTGCTGTCGGGAGTTCTGGCCATCATCCTGGGCGTACTGGCCTGGACGTGGCCGACCCTGACCATCATCGTCACCGCGATCTTCTTCGGCGCCTACCTTCTGGTCACCGGCGTGACGCAGGTGGTCTTCGCGTTCAGCCTGCACGTGTCGGCAGGCGGCCGGGTTCTGCTGTTCATCAGCGGTGCCGCCGCCCTGATCCTGGCGCTGCTCTGCTTCCGCAGCCTGCAGGACTCGATTCTGCTGCTGTCCATCTGGATCGGGATCGGCTTCATCTTCCGAGGGGTCGCCACCGCCGTGTCCGCCATCAGCGACAGCACCCTTCCCGGCCGGGCATGGGAGATCTTCATCGGTCTGCTCAGCCTGTTGGCGGGCATCTTCTTACTGGCCTGGCCGCTGGAGTCCCTGGAAACCCTGACCAGGGTGGTCGGCATCTGCCTGATCGTCATCGGGGTGATCGAAGTCGTGTCGGCGTTCGGGATCCGGAAAGCGGCGAAGGAACTCGGAGGCGGCACGGCGCCGACGCCTGCGGCAGAAGAATCGGTGAGCTAA
- a CDS encoding adenylate/guanylate cyclase domain-containing protein: protein MKARPVCLPDVAVDGRAPGRTPYHAERAARHRRVLNMTAMISAAITAFFGIQGFLIGQDWWVSLVNLASAAAFVAIPRLCRWGEVVAPVIFFAVSYFTILVLCIYLGTGSGLQFYYIVAAALMLVILGTDHIVLAATLSAIAAITVIFLEFYVPNDTGTQPAWSFRVSFVLTVITAWILVVATIGYSLRETRRAREAMEAEYDRSEQLLTNILPATIAERLKDPTRDIVADQYDEASILFADIADYTKRASDISPSELVRFLDQLYTAFDQLVDRHGLEKIKTSGDSYMVVSGVPEPRPDHAEALACLALDMAEAVADLKDPKGREVPLRIGLATGPVVAGVVGARKFFYDVWGDAVNVASRMETTDVEGRIQVPGDVYERLKGTFLLEERGEVDIKGKGMMRTWYLVGRRDDRAVRDGVEQGAVVGPS, encoded by the coding sequence ATGAAAGCCCGGCCGGTATGCCTGCCCGACGTGGCGGTGGACGGCCGCGCACCGGGGCGTACGCCGTACCACGCCGAGCGGGCCGCACGGCACCGCCGTGTGCTGAACATGACCGCCATGATCAGCGCGGCCATCACCGCGTTCTTCGGTATCCAGGGATTCCTGATCGGTCAGGACTGGTGGGTGTCTCTCGTCAACCTCGCCAGCGCGGCCGCGTTCGTCGCGATTCCGCGACTCTGCCGTTGGGGCGAGGTGGTCGCGCCGGTGATCTTCTTCGCGGTGTCGTATTTCACGATCCTGGTGCTGTGCATCTATCTCGGCACCGGTTCGGGACTGCAGTTCTACTACATTGTTGCCGCCGCGCTCATGTTGGTCATCCTGGGCACCGACCACATCGTCTTGGCCGCAACACTTTCCGCCATCGCTGCCATCACGGTGATCTTCTTGGAGTTCTACGTGCCCAACGACACCGGCACCCAACCGGCGTGGTCGTTTCGGGTGTCGTTCGTCCTGACGGTCATCACCGCATGGATTCTCGTCGTCGCAACGATCGGATACTCACTGCGCGAGACCCGACGCGCGCGCGAGGCAATGGAAGCGGAGTACGACAGATCCGAGCAACTGCTGACCAACATCCTCCCCGCCACGATCGCCGAGCGACTCAAGGATCCGACGCGCGACATCGTCGCCGACCAGTACGACGAGGCGTCGATCCTCTTCGCCGATATCGCCGACTACACCAAGCGAGCGAGCGACATCTCACCGAGTGAGCTCGTGCGGTTCCTGGACCAGCTCTATACCGCGTTCGATCAACTCGTCGACCGGCATGGCCTGGAGAAGATCAAGACCAGCGGTGACTCGTACATGGTGGTCAGCGGGGTGCCGGAACCCCGGCCCGACCACGCCGAGGCACTTGCCTGCCTGGCGTTGGACATGGCCGAGGCAGTTGCCGACCTCAAGGACCCGAAGGGTCGCGAGGTGCCATTGCGCATCGGCCTGGCGACGGGACCGGTGGTTGCCGGCGTCGTCGGCGCGCGAAAGTTCTTCTACGACGTGTGGGGCGACGCCGTGAACGTCGCGTCGCGCATGGAGACCACGGATGTCGAGGGCCGGATTCAGGTGCCCGGCGACGTCTACGAACGCCTGAAAGGCACGTTCCTCCTTGAGGAGCGCGGCGAGGTCGACATCAAGGGCAAGGGCATGATGCGGACCTGGTACCTCGTCGGGCGGCGCGACGACCGCGCCGTTCGAGACGGTGTCGAACAAGGCGCGGTCGTCGGACCTTCTTAG
- a CDS encoding response regulator yields MGADSTPTVMVVDDHPIWRDAVARDLAEDGFNVVATADGVASARRRAAVVLPDVVVMDMRLSDGDGAQATAEVLAVSPSSRILVLSASDEREDVLEAVKAGATGYLVKSASKQELGDAVRATAEGRAVFTPGLAGLVLGEYRRIAQSGAKSPTGTPTPSLTERETEILRHVAKGLTAKQIAARLSLSHRTVENHVQATFRKLQVANRVELARYAIEHGLDE; encoded by the coding sequence ATGGGAGCTGACAGTACCCCGACGGTGATGGTGGTTGACGACCACCCGATCTGGCGTGATGCGGTGGCCCGCGACCTCGCCGAAGACGGGTTCAACGTCGTCGCCACGGCCGACGGCGTGGCCTCCGCGCGGCGGCGGGCGGCGGTGGTGCTGCCGGACGTTGTCGTGATGGACATGCGACTGTCTGACGGCGACGGGGCGCAGGCCACAGCCGAGGTGCTCGCGGTGTCGCCGTCCTCGCGGATCCTGGTGCTCTCGGCATCGGACGAACGTGAGGACGTGCTGGAGGCGGTAAAGGCAGGCGCGACAGGTTATCTCGTGAAGAGCGCGTCGAAACAGGAACTCGGCGACGCGGTGCGTGCCACGGCGGAGGGCCGTGCGGTCTTCACACCTGGGCTCGCGGGGCTGGTGCTCGGCGAGTACCGGCGCATCGCGCAATCCGGGGCGAAGAGCCCGACGGGGACGCCGACGCCGAGCCTCACCGAGCGGGAGACCGAGATTCTGCGCCACGTCGCGAAGGGGCTGACGGCCAAGCAGATCGCCGCCAGGCTCTCGCTCAGCCACCGCACCGTCGAGAACCATGTGCAGGCCACGTTCCGCAAGCTCCAGGTGGCCAATCGGGTGGAGTTGGCCCGCTACGCGATCGAACACGGTCTCGACGAGTAG
- the macS gene encoding MacS family sensor histidine kinase, with the protein MPAHSPDPAAPLWRAAQVFRLLSCIYAFGFQIAVNGELVRPALGWALFAVLLGWSALCAFAYLQGFGRRVYWVLAEILVVVALILSTEFIASQQWAFDNQSWPTTLWATNATISAAILSGPIAGMLAGVAVMIASTIVKGFINYDLGRNATIVIELAVGLAVGMAAQTARRAHAELEEAARLAAAHQERERLSRRVHDGAIQVLALVSRRGREIGGETAELAELAGEQERALRRLVSSADTEPRAGEKTDLGALLRKRASDVVSVSVPADPVLLDADTANEVYAAAVNALENVAAHAGPDARAYVLLEDLGDSVTVSIRDDGVGIAEGRLEEAVGEGRMGVAKSIVGRMDWLGGSAKLTTAPGCGTEWELTVPRR; encoded by the coding sequence ATGCCGGCGCACTCACCGGATCCCGCTGCGCCGCTGTGGCGGGCGGCGCAGGTTTTCCGGCTGCTGAGTTGCATCTACGCCTTCGGTTTCCAGATCGCCGTGAACGGCGAACTCGTCCGCCCGGCGCTCGGATGGGCACTGTTCGCCGTCCTGCTCGGATGGAGTGCGTTGTGCGCGTTCGCATATCTGCAGGGCTTCGGCAGGCGTGTGTACTGGGTGCTCGCCGAGATACTCGTCGTGGTCGCTCTGATCCTGTCGACCGAATTCATCGCCTCGCAACAATGGGCCTTCGACAACCAGTCGTGGCCGACGACGTTGTGGGCCACCAACGCCACGATCTCGGCGGCGATCCTGTCCGGGCCCATCGCCGGAATGCTGGCCGGGGTGGCGGTGATGATCGCCAGCACGATCGTCAAGGGCTTCATCAACTACGACCTAGGCCGCAACGCGACCATAGTCATCGAGCTGGCGGTGGGACTCGCCGTCGGGATGGCGGCGCAGACCGCACGCCGGGCGCACGCCGAGCTCGAAGAGGCGGCGCGACTGGCCGCCGCACATCAGGAGCGGGAGAGGTTGTCGCGCCGGGTGCATGACGGCGCCATCCAGGTGTTGGCTCTGGTGTCGCGACGTGGTCGCGAAATCGGCGGGGAGACCGCTGAATTGGCCGAGTTGGCGGGGGAGCAGGAGCGCGCCCTGCGTCGGCTGGTCAGCTCGGCCGACACCGAACCGCGGGCCGGCGAGAAGACCGATCTCGGTGCGTTGTTGCGAAAGAGGGCATCGGATGTGGTGTCGGTCAGCGTGCCTGCCGACCCGGTGCTACTGGACGCGGACACGGCGAACGAGGTGTACGCCGCGGCCGTCAACGCGCTGGAGAACGTCGCCGCCCACGCCGGCCCCGATGCACGCGCCTACGTGCTGCTCGAGGATCTGGGCGACTCGGTCACGGTCAGCATCCGCGACGACGGTGTCGGAATCGCGGAGGGCCGACTCGAGGAGGCGGTCGGCGAAGGCCGGATGGGTGTGGCCAAATCGATTGTCGGACGGATGGATTGGCTTGGTGGCAGCGCGAAGCTGACCACTGCGCCGGGATGTGGGACGGAATGGGAGCTGACAGTACCCCGACGGTGA
- a CDS encoding Dps family protein, whose translation MGTNRRSETDVTEFQASAELSANLQRVLVDLIELHLQGKQAHWNVVGTNFRDLHLQLDELVDFAREASDTVAERMRALSAVPDGRSDTVAASTTLPQFPAYEHNTGEVVDLITARTYAAVDTIRSVHDAVDAEDPSTADILHQLIDGLEKLAWLIKSENRKV comes from the coding sequence ATGGGTACAAATCGACGCAGTGAAACAGACGTAACCGAATTCCAGGCCTCAGCAGAGCTGAGCGCGAACCTGCAGCGGGTCCTGGTCGACCTGATCGAGCTGCACCTGCAGGGCAAGCAGGCGCACTGGAACGTGGTCGGTACCAACTTCCGCGATCTGCACCTGCAGCTCGACGAGCTGGTCGACTTCGCGCGCGAGGCCAGCGACACCGTTGCCGAACGGATGCGGGCACTTTCGGCCGTACCGGACGGACGGTCCGACACCGTGGCGGCCAGCACGACGCTGCCGCAGTTCCCGGCGTACGAGCACAACACCGGCGAGGTCGTCGACCTGATCACCGCACGCACCTATGCGGCCGTCGACACCATTCGCTCCGTGCACGATGCGGTGGACGCCGAGGATCCCAGCACCGCCGACATCCTCCATCAGCTCATCGACGGCCTCGAGAAACTGGCCTGGCTGATCAAGTCGGAGAACCGCAAGGTCTAA
- a CDS encoding amino acid ABC transporter ATP-binding protein: MVKAEAVCKNFGALHVLKGITLEIGRGEVLVLVGPSGSGKSTFLRCINHLEQVNAGRLYVDGELIGYRERGGKLHEMSPREAAKQRRDIGMVFQHFNLFPHRTALENVIEAPIHVKKTKKSDAVARAKDLLSQVGLSDKAGAYPAQLSGGQQQRVAIARALAMNPKLMLFDEPTSALDPELVGEVLEVMKKLAAEGMTMVVVTHEMGFAREVANHLVFMDGGVVVESGPPREVLSNPQHERTKAFLSKVL, translated from the coding sequence ATGGTGAAGGCCGAGGCGGTCTGCAAAAACTTTGGCGCCCTGCATGTTCTGAAGGGCATCACGCTGGAGATCGGCAGGGGCGAGGTACTGGTGCTGGTCGGCCCGTCCGGCTCGGGCAAGTCGACCTTCCTGCGGTGCATCAACCATCTGGAACAGGTCAATGCCGGCCGGCTCTATGTCGACGGCGAACTGATCGGCTACCGGGAACGCGGCGGGAAGCTGCACGAGATGTCGCCGCGCGAGGCCGCCAAGCAGCGCCGCGACATCGGTATGGTGTTCCAACATTTCAACCTTTTTCCCCACCGCACGGCGCTGGAAAACGTCATCGAGGCCCCGATCCACGTCAAGAAGACGAAGAAGAGCGATGCGGTGGCCCGAGCCAAGGACCTGCTGAGTCAGGTCGGGCTGTCGGACAAGGCCGGTGCGTATCCTGCACAACTCTCCGGCGGGCAGCAGCAGCGGGTGGCCATTGCGCGTGCCCTCGCGATGAACCCGAAGCTGATGTTGTTCGATGAGCCGACCTCGGCTTTGGATCCGGAGCTGGTCGGTGAGGTTCTCGAGGTGATGAAAAAGCTTGCCGCCGAAGGGATGACGATGGTGGTGGTCACCCACGAGATGGGGTTCGCCCGCGAGGTCGCCAATCACCTGGTGTTCATGGACGGTGGCGTGGTGGTCGAAAGCGGGCCTCCGCGGGAGGTGCTGAGCAACCCGCAGCACGAACGGACGAAAGCGTTTCTGTCAAAGGTGCTCTAG
- a CDS encoding amino acid ABC transporter permease, with protein MTDVDTSPPAAPAAIDAVPLRHPWRWVAAVVIVFLVVLFLYGAATNDAYRWSVFREYLFNERVLKVGLVNTLQLTVYSMVLAIAFGVVLAVMRLSPNPIFKAVSWVYLWIFRGTPIYVQLVFWGLIPTIYQDIRLGVPFGPAFFEFDLQALSIPFLLAILGLALNESAYMAEIIRAGISSVPEGQLEASTALGMSWGMAMRRTVLPQAMRVIIPPTGNEVISMLKTTSLVTAVPFTLDLYGITSREIAAREFEPVPLLLVAAFWYLVVTSILMVGQYYLERYFARGASRKLTSKQLEALAKAQVQNPGM; from the coding sequence ATGACTGATGTCGACACGTCGCCGCCTGCCGCTCCGGCCGCCATTGATGCCGTTCCGCTGCGTCATCCGTGGCGGTGGGTGGCGGCGGTCGTCATCGTCTTTCTGGTCGTACTGTTCCTCTATGGTGCGGCCACCAACGACGCCTACCGCTGGAGCGTTTTCCGGGAGTACCTGTTCAACGAGCGGGTGCTGAAGGTCGGTCTTGTCAACACGCTTCAGCTGACCGTCTACTCGATGGTGCTCGCGATCGCGTTCGGCGTTGTCCTCGCGGTGATGCGGCTCTCGCCGAACCCCATCTTCAAAGCGGTCTCGTGGGTGTACCTGTGGATCTTCCGCGGCACGCCGATCTACGTGCAGCTGGTGTTCTGGGGTCTGATTCCCACCATCTACCAAGACATCCGGCTCGGAGTCCCCTTCGGCCCGGCATTCTTCGAGTTCGACCTGCAGGCCCTGTCGATTCCGTTTCTGCTGGCGATTCTCGGCCTGGCTCTCAACGAGTCGGCCTACATGGCCGAGATCATCCGCGCCGGAATCTCTTCCGTGCCCGAGGGGCAGCTCGAGGCCTCGACAGCGTTGGGCATGTCGTGGGGAATGGCGATGCGGCGCACGGTCTTACCGCAGGCGATGCGGGTGATCATCCCGCCGACCGGCAACGAGGTCATCAGCATGCTGAAGACGACGTCGTTGGTCACCGCCGTGCCGTTCACCCTCGACTTGTACGGCATCACCTCCCGCGAGATAGCGGCCCGAGAGTTCGAGCCGGTGCCGCTGCTGCTTGTCGCAGCATTCTGGTATCTGGTGGTCACCAGCATCCTGATGGTCGGGCAGTACTACCTCGAGAGGTACTTCGCCCGCGGCGCGTCGCGCAAGCTGACCTCGAAACAGCTCGAGGCGCTGGCCAAGGCGCAGGTCCAGAATCCGGGGATGTGA